The following coding sequences are from one Rutidosis leptorrhynchoides isolate AG116_Rl617_1_P2 chromosome 11, CSIRO_AGI_Rlap_v1, whole genome shotgun sequence window:
- the LOC139875008 gene encoding uncharacterized mitochondrial protein AtMg00810-like: protein MEQNLRLNIDDPSEEADASQYRCLAGRLLYPTVTRPDITYSINQLSQYLSCARQSHMDAAVCLLRYLKTTTGQGLFFPSTRNMNLMAYCDASWLSCPTTKRSNIGYYISIGRAPISWRTKKQSLVSCSSDEAEISCNGDYSLRSIVASMVVKEFWCNSR from the coding sequence ATGGAACAAAATCTTCGTTTAAACATAGATGATCCAAGTGAAGAAGCAGATGCTTCACAATACAGATGTTTAGCTGGTCGTCTTCTCTACCCTACAGTTACACGACCCGACATCACATATTCAATTAACCAGTTAAGTCAGTACTTAAGTTGTGCTCGTCAAAGTCATATGGATGCTGCGGTGTGTCTACTACGTTATTTGAAGACCACAACTGGACAAGGTTTGTTCTTTCCCTCAACGCGAAACATGAACTTAATGGCTTACTGTGATGCTAGTTGGCTAAGTTGTCCGACCACAAAAAGATCAAACATTGGCTACTACATAAGTATTGGTAGAGCACCAATATCTTGGAGAACAAAGAAACAAAGCTTAGTGTCTTGTTCATCAGACGAGGCCGAAATATCGTGCAATGGCGACTATAGTTTGCGAAGTATTGTGGCTTCAATGGTTGTTAAAGAATTTTGGTGCAACTCAAGGTGA